In Aegilops tauschii subsp. strangulata cultivar AL8/78 chromosome 3, Aet v6.0, whole genome shotgun sequence, one genomic interval encodes:
- the LOC109783444 gene encoding uncharacterized protein isoform X2 → MAGVQLDLLGHSNNKGGRGDKGGDNNQQSNEIAKFVVVAEWRRATGKRTTSTDMMRDVHIHHYYLLKWIIQTANLFMVEGAMPAKSSNSCSGATWNDWVYEIGWQYNSHADDNYFFDEDSVVVWHVFN, encoded by the exons ATGGCAGGTGTCCAACTTGACCTCCTCGGCCACAGCAACAACAAGGGTGGCCGTGGCGACAAGGGAGGAGACAACAACCAGCAGAGCAATGAGATCGCTAA GTTTGTTGTGGTTGCAGAATGGCGCAGAGCAACTGGGAAGCGGACTACGTCTACGGACATGAT GCGTGATGTACACATCCATCACTACTATTTGCTCAAGTGGATCATCCAAACGGCCAACCTGTTCATGGTGGAGGGGGCGATGCCTGCTAAGTCCTCCAATTC ATGCTCAGGTGCAACCTGGAATGATTGGGTTTATGAGATTGGGTGGCAGTATAATTCTCATGCTGACGACAATTATTTTTTTGACGAGGATTCAGTGGTTGTCTGGCATGTG TTCAACTAG
- the LOC109783444 gene encoding uncharacterized protein isoform X1 gives MAGVQLDLLGHSNNKGGRGDKGGDNNQQSNEIAKFVVVAEWRRATGKRTTSTDMMRDVHIHHYYLLKWIIQTANLFMVEGAMPAKSSNSCSGATWNDWVYEIGWQYNSHADDNYFFDEDSVVVWHVVVQLGTHLYIPKQGGSFHLYIPKQGGRRSRLIDEGNT, from the exons ATGGCAGGTGTCCAACTTGACCTCCTCGGCCACAGCAACAACAAGGGTGGCCGTGGCGACAAGGGAGGAGACAACAACCAGCAGAGCAATGAGATCGCTAA GTTTGTTGTGGTTGCAGAATGGCGCAGAGCAACTGGGAAGCGGACTACGTCTACGGACATGAT GCGTGATGTACACATCCATCACTACTATTTGCTCAAGTGGATCATCCAAACGGCCAACCTGTTCATGGTGGAGGGGGCGATGCCTGCTAAGTCCTCCAATTC ATGCTCAGGTGCAACCTGGAATGATTGGGTTTATGAGATTGGGTGGCAGTATAATTCTCATGCTGACGACAATTATTTTTTTGACGAGGATTCAGTGGTTGTCTGGCATGTGGTAG TTCAACTAGGAACTCATCTGTATATACCAAAGCAAGGCGGGAGCTTTCATCTGTATATACCAAAGCAAGGCGGGAGAAGAAGCAG ATTGATTGATGAAGGAAACACATGA